The Bacillota bacterium genome has a segment encoding these proteins:
- a CDS encoding ABC transporter permease: MAGGRGRRGWMFWARKWSALLAGAFLLVMVASACLAPWVAPYPPHQQNVAQAFRAPGREHLLGTDELGRDVLSRIVHGGRISFTVGLITVSFASTVGTGAGLVSGWVGGAVDQLLMRAADVFLAFPQLVLAMAVAAVMRPGLLSTVVAVAATAWPVYARLVRSVVLSVREREFVEAARALGEPSLKVLWRHVFPNSVAPIIVRATLDVGMAILIAANLSFLGFGIQPPAPEWGAMVSGGRNYILNAWWVATFPGLAILLTVLACNLLGDTLRDSLDPRLRKL, from the coding sequence TGGTCGGCGCTGCTGGCGGGCGCGTTCCTCCTAGTTATGGTGGCGTCGGCGTGCCTGGCTCCCTGGGTGGCGCCTTACCCGCCGCACCAGCAGAACGTCGCCCAAGCCTTCCGTGCCCCGGGGCGGGAGCACTTGCTGGGAACTGACGAGTTGGGGCGGGATGTCCTCAGCCGCATAGTCCACGGCGGGCGGATCTCGTTCACCGTGGGCCTGATTACGGTCAGTTTCGCCTCTACGGTGGGAACCGGTGCCGGGCTTGTGTCGGGCTGGGTGGGCGGTGCCGTGGACCAGTTGTTGATGCGGGCGGCTGACGTGTTCCTGGCTTTCCCCCAGCTGGTCCTGGCCATGGCAGTTGCAGCTGTCATGCGACCGGGCTTGCTCAGCACTGTGGTGGCAGTTGCGGCCACAGCATGGCCGGTATACGCAAGGCTGGTGCGCAGTGTGGTGCTTTCCGTTCGGGAACGCGAGTTTGTGGAGGCGGCGCGAGCACTGGGGGAACCGTCCCTGAAGGTGCTCTGGAGGCACGTATTCCCCAATAGTGTGGCACCAATCATTGTGCGCGCTACCCTGGACGTGGGGATGGCCATCTTGATCGCAGCCAACCTGAGCTTCCTGGGGTTTGGAATACAACCCCCTGCTCCTGAATGGGGCGCCATGGTGAGCGGTGGCCGCAACTACATCCTGAACGCATGGTGGGTCGCCACCTTTCCCGGGTTGGCCATCCTGTTGACGGTGCTGGCCTGCAACTTGCTGGGTGACACGCTTCGTGATTCTCTGGACCCTCGGTTGAGGAAGCTTTGA
- a CDS encoding ABC transporter substrate-binding protein, with protein MRKVRVLLSVCLVLLLIAALPACKGGGPQSKPKVLRVAIGADAVTLDPHDTVDFKGLMVANNVYERLVKYDPKTNSFKPWLAKSWEVSGDGLKWTFHLNEPARFASGNPVTAEAVKYSLLRGIKQKMFPSWMLSQCIDENAVQVVDQQTLQITLAKPYAPLLAILSSVVAGVVDPKVIAEHEQNGDMGKTWLKDHSAGSGPFMVESWQPKDRIVLVRNPKFWGQAPKLDQVVFLVVPEASSQAAMLEKGDIDVAQDLLPDQVEQLVAKSGFQKLEMPDTVPYYLAMNLAFEPFKKKEVRQAVRYAIDYNGLIQNVLKAYAVQVGGILAPSLLGYDPGLCVKQDVAKTKELMRQAGYPDGFSVTMHYQSAPIKGLGIPPENVAVKIQSDLAQIGIRVEPIKQDVGTLLEPYRSGKIPFAMWMWGPVYPDPDNIVTSHGDENHGGTKRLSYVNHEVTELIEKARRSLDPAERVQLYKKIQAIEADDGAWAWLFVTKNVQLARANVKGYELIPYWTVDLYRVDVQ; from the coding sequence GTGCGGAAGGTAAGGGTGCTCCTGTCGGTTTGTCTGGTTCTCCTTCTGATAGCGGCTCTCCCTGCGTGCAAGGGAGGCGGGCCGCAGAGCAAGCCGAAGGTGCTGCGGGTGGCCATAGGGGCAGATGCGGTGACCCTTGACCCTCATGACACAGTGGACTTCAAGGGCTTAATGGTCGCAAACAACGTTTACGAGCGCCTTGTCAAGTATGATCCCAAGACGAATTCGTTCAAGCCCTGGCTCGCCAAGAGCTGGGAGGTGTCCGGGGACGGGCTGAAGTGGACTTTCCACCTCAACGAGCCGGCCAGGTTTGCGAGCGGCAACCCTGTTACTGCTGAGGCTGTTAAGTATTCGCTGCTCCGCGGGATCAAGCAGAAGATGTTCCCGTCCTGGATGCTCAGCCAGTGCATCGATGAGAACGCAGTTCAGGTTGTTGACCAGCAGACCCTCCAGATAACCCTGGCCAAGCCGTATGCACCGCTTCTCGCTATATTGAGCAGTGTAGTGGCTGGCGTCGTGGATCCCAAGGTGATTGCCGAGCATGAGCAGAACGGCGATATGGGGAAGACGTGGCTCAAGGACCACAGCGCCGGTTCGGGCCCCTTCATGGTTGAGTCATGGCAGCCCAAGGACAGGATCGTCCTGGTGCGGAACCCAAAGTTCTGGGGTCAAGCACCCAAGCTCGATCAAGTAGTATTCCTGGTCGTGCCCGAAGCGTCTTCCCAGGCCGCGATGCTGGAAAAGGGCGACATAGACGTGGCTCAGGATCTTCTCCCCGATCAGGTGGAGCAGCTGGTCGCCAAGAGCGGGTTCCAGAAGCTGGAGATGCCAGACACTGTTCCATACTACCTGGCCATGAACCTGGCCTTCGAACCCTTCAAGAAGAAGGAGGTCAGGCAGGCGGTCAGATACGCCATAGACTACAACGGCCTGATACAAAACGTGCTGAAGGCGTATGCGGTCCAGGTGGGAGGTATTCTCGCCCCGAGCTTGTTGGGCTATGACCCAGGGCTTTGTGTCAAGCAGGATGTGGCCAAGACAAAGGAGCTCATGCGACAGGCCGGTTATCCGGACGGGTTCAGCGTAACCATGCATTACCAGTCGGCGCCTATCAAGGGCCTCGGGATTCCTCCCGAGAATGTGGCCGTGAAGATCCAGAGCGACCTGGCCCAGATCGGCATCAGGGTTGAGCCCATCAAGCAGGACGTGGGCACGTTGCTTGAACCTTACAGGAGCGGGAAAATCCCGTTTGCGATGTGGATGTGGGGTCCGGTTTATCCTGACCCGGACAACATCGTTACCTCGCACGGGGATGAGAACCACGGAGGCACCAAGCGCCTCTCCTACGTCAATCACGAGGTCACGGAGCTTATTGAAAAGGCCCGCCGGTCCCTGGATCCTGCAGAACGCGTCCAGCTGTACAAGAAGATACAGGCTATCGAAGCCGACGACGGAGCTTGGGCGTGGTTGTTCGTGACCAAGAACGTCCAGTTGGCGCGGGCAAACGTCAAGGGGTACGAACTGATCCCGTACTGGACGGTTGATCTGTACCGTGTGGATGTCCAGTAA